The Synechococcus sp. RS9916 DNA segment GCTCGATCCCGAACGTGGATCCATGGCAGCGGTGGCCGAAGCCGCCCGCAACCTCAGCTGCGTCGGCGCGGAACCCCTGGCGGTCACCGACAACCTCAATTTCCCCTCTCCCGAAACCGATCGGGGGTATTGGCAGTTGGCACTGGCGTGTCGTGGTCTGTCAGAAGCCTGCCGCAGCCTGAACACGCCGGTCACCGGCGGCAATGTCTCCCTCTACAACGAGACCCGCGGTGATGACGGCGTTCTCACCCCCATTCATCCCACGCCAGTGGTGGGCATGGTGGGCATGGTCGCCGACATCGACAAGGTGTGCGGCCTGGCCTGGCGTCAGGCCGGTGATGCGGTTGTGTTGCTGGGTGCATCCGCTGATCAGACCGATGATGACCGTCTTGGTCTCGCCGGCAGCAGCTACCAGGGCGTGATCCATGGATTGCTCACCGGTCGTCCTCCTCGGGTGGACCTTGACCTGGAGGCTCGGGTGCAGGCCACCGTGCGCGAGGCGATCGACAAAGGCCTGCTGGCGTCGGCGCATGATTGCAGTGACGGCGGCCTGGCTGTGGCCCTGGCGGAGTCGTCGCTGGCGTCAGGCCGTGGGGCTGAGATCCGTCTGGGCGCGTCCAATGCGCGTTTGGAGCGGCGCCTGTTCGCTGAAGGTGGTGCTCGCATCGTGGTGTCGGTGAAGGCCGAGTGTCTGGCCGCTTGGCAGACCTTGCTGGCTGCGGCCCAGGTCCCGTCCCAGGAGCTTGGGGTGGTTGCTGATCACACCCAGCTGCGCATCGAGGCAGATGGGCAGGCGGTTCTCGCTCTGGGTGTTGACGCTCTGCAATCCACCTTCGAGCAGGCTCTGCCCCGTCGTCTTGAGGTCGCGTGAGCGGCGGTGGGGGCGTGATGCAAAATTGCGAAGGAAGTCTGAAGTTGAGGCGGCCTGTGCATCAGCCCATCGCAGAGCGGCCCGATCGGATGGAGGAGGCCTGCGGGGTCTATGCCGTGCTGGCTGAAGGGCAGCCCGTGGCCAACCTCACCTACTTCGGCCTGTATTCGCTTCAGCATCGCGGCCAGGAATCGGCGGGGATCGCCGTGTTCAACGAGGGCAAGGTGCGTCTGCACAAAGACATGGGCCTGGTGAGCCAGGTGTTTGATCAGGACGTGCTGGCCCGCATGCCCGGCAACCTGGCCATCGGCCATAACCGCTATTCCACGACTGGAAGCAGCAAGGTCTGCAATGCCCAGCCGGTGGTGTTGATGACCCGGCTCGGCCCCTTTGCCTTCGCCCATAACGGCAATCTCGTCAATGCTGCTGAGCTGCGTCAGAAGCTTGATGACGGTCAAACCGAGTTCGCGTCCACCACTGATTCGGAACTGATCGCCTTCGCGATTCAGCAGGCCGTGAATCGCGGACTGGATTGGAAGCCAGCCATTAAGGAAGCGGCCACGATGTGTCGTGGTGCCTTCAGTCTGGTGATTGGCACCTCCACCGAGCTCTACGCCTTGCGCGATAGCTATGGCGTTCGCCCTCTGGTGTTCGGTCGCTTTGGTGAAGCGGAGAGTGGCCACTGGGTGGTGAGCAGCGAAACCTGCGGCCTCGACATCATCGGCGCCTCCTACGAGGCGGATGTGGAGCCTGGTGAGTTGGTCACCTTCCGCCTGGGTGACATCCAGCCCACCCGCGAACAGTGGGCTGAGCCGTCGACCCGCATGTGCGTGTTCGAAATGATCTATTTCGCGCGCCCCGACAGCCGTTTCTTTGGTGAGTCGCTCTACAGCTATCGCCAACGCATTGGTCAGGTTCTGGCCCGTGAATCCGCGGTGGAAGCGGATCTGGTGATTGGTGTGCCTGATTCCGGCATTCCCGCGGCCATCGGTTTTTCTCAGGCCAGTGGCATTACCTTTGCCGATGGTCTGATCAAGAACCGCTACGTCGGCCGCACCTTCATTCAGCCCACCCAGGCCATGCGTGAGGCCGGCATCCGCGTCAAGCTCAATCCCCTCCCCGATGTGCTGGCTGGGAAGCGGGTGGTGGTGATCGATGATTCGATCGTGCGGGGCACCACCAGTCGCAAGCTGGTGCAGGCCCTTCGGGACGCTGGCGCCACGGAGGTGCACATGCGCATTAGTTCACCGCCGGTGACCCATCCCTGCTTCTACGGCATCGATACCGACACCCAGGACCAGCTGATTGCGGCTCGCCTGACGGTGAAGGAAATCGAAGCCCATCTCAAGGTCGATAGCCTGGCTTACCTCAGCAAGGAAGGGATGGTGGAAGCTGCCCATGCCAGTTCCGAGCACTTCTGCACCGCTTGTTTCGATGGTGCTTATCCGATTCCGATGGATGCGTCGGTCAGCTCCAGCAAGTTGATGTTGGAGCCTTCAGGGGTGGCCGCCACCAAGAGCTGAGTCAGGTCAGCAGCGGCACCAGCTGGCTCAGCTGTTCATCGGTTTTGAGGGTGAGAGCGGTGGAACCCTCGTTGCCGCCTAACTCGGCACTCAAGATCCGGCCGTGACGGCCTTTGCTGGTCACCACCCCCACCAGATCGGCACAGGTGCAGGCCGACACCAGGCGATCCGCATCGTTGCCTTTGCCCTGCAGGGTAATGGCCATTTCTCCCAGATCGCCGCGCTTGCAGCGGCGCAGTGAGCTCAGGGACAAGCGCCTCAGGGCGCCGTTGCGGCTGCCCACCAGCAGGTTTTCTCCTCCGGCGGATTGGCTGACGGCTCCCACGAGGGTTTCGCCCGGCAACATGCGCATGGTCATCGGTCCCTGGGCGAGCTTGCCCATCAAGGGAAGGTTGTCGTCCTGCACCGGTAGGCAGAGCACCCGGCCGATGTCACTGATCAGGGTCACGGTGCCGCCGTCTTCGCAGATCACGGCCGACAGCAACGACACACCATCCTTCAACTTCAGGATCGTGGCAGCCCGGCCTGAAAGCTCCTGGACGTCATCGAGGGGCAGTCGTTTGAAGCGTCCGTCGGTGCTCAGCAGGCCGAGGGAAAGACGGGTATTGGTGCTGGCGTCGTCTGCAGCGGGGAGGCGCAACAGGCTGACCACGGGATCCCCCTCGAGCGCTGTGGGCAGGAAGCGTTCCAGGCCGCCTGGTTGCTGACCGGCGAATTCCCAGCGCAGCAAGGCCATACGGCCACTGGCGGTGAGCACGAGCAGGCGTGGTGCGGGTTGGATCGGCAGGATCAGCTGTGCCGGTGAGGGTTCATCCCCCAGCCCAACGGCTTCGTTGAGATGCAGGCGTCCCAGCAGCTGGGGGCTCACCACTTTCACTTGCCCATCGTTCTGGATCAGCAGGCGACCATCCGAGGGCAGGGCGCCCAGAGCCTGGCGCCGTTGCAGTTCCGCGTTCGGACGCTGATTCGCAGCCTTTTCCGCCAGTAGATGGTCGCCACCTTCGATCAGGCGGGTGCGGCGCGGTGTGGCGAAGCGTTTCTTGAGTTGCTTCAGCTCCTGCACCATGGCATCCAGCAACTGATCGCGTTCCTGCAGCAGCAACTGAAGACGTTCCCGTTCCAGGCGCAGTTCTTGCGCCTCATTGCGCAGGCTTTCCTGCTCAAGACCGGTGAGCCGCCGTAGTGGCATGGCCAGCACTGCATCGGCCTGACGTTCCGTCAGATCGAGATGCACCATCAGGCTGGCGCGGGCGGAGGCGGCATCCTTCGCTTCCTGGATCATGGCGATCACCCGCTGGAGCGAGTCCAGGGCCGTGATCAAACCTTCCACCACTTCCAGGCGGTCCTCGGTTTTACGCAGCGCATGGGTGGTGCGCCGGATCATCGTCAGTTCCCGGTATTCCAGGAAGGTCTGCAATAACTGACGCAGTGAGAGCTGCTGGGGCTGTCCGTTCACCAGGGCCAGCAGGATGGCGCCGAAATTGCTTTGCAGTGACGTGCGTCGCTGCAGGTCCACCAGGACCTTTTCAGGATCGGCGTCACGGCGCAGTTCCACCACGACCCGCATGCCTTCGCGGTCGCTTTCGTCGCGGATGTCGGCAATGCCGCCGATTTTTCCGTCATTGACCTGTTCCGCCAGTTTTTCGATCCAGCCCGCTTTGCTCAGCTGATAAGGCAGTTCCGTGATCACCACGGCACCACGTTTATGCCGCCCCTTTCCGGGTTGGATTTCTTCGATGTGGGCCACGCCACGCATCGGGATGCTGCCGCGTCCTCGCAGGTAGGTGTCGCGGACGCCACTGCCCAGTAACACTTCTCCGCCGGTGGGGAAGTCGGGGCCGGGGATCAGCGCCAGCAGTTTGTCGTCGCTGAGATCGGGTTTGCGCACCAGGGCGATCAAGCCATCGACCACTTCACCGAGGTTGTGGGGAGGGATGCTGGTGGCCATCCCCACGGCGATGCCGGCACATCCGTTCAGCAGCAGGAACGGCAGTTGGGCGGGCAGAACGGTCGGTTCTTGCTGGGAACCATCGAAATTGGGGGCGAAATCGACGGTGTCATCGCCGATCTCATCGAGCAGGGCCTGGTGGGAAATCGGCGCCAGCCGCGTTTCCGTGTAACGCATGGCGGCCGGAGGGTCATCGTCCACCGAGCCGAAGTTGCCATGGCCGTCCAGGAGTGGATGGCGACTGGAGAAGGTTTGAACCTGGCGGACCAGGGCGTCATAAACCGCCTGGTCGCCGTGGGGGTGGTACTTGCCCAACACGTCACCGACCACGCGGGCGCATTTGCGATAGGGCCGGTCGGGGGTAAGGCCCAGTTCGTGCATCGCGTAGAGGATGCGGCGCTGCACGGGTTTGAGGCCATCGCGGGCATCGGGCAGGGCCCGACCCACGATCACGCTCATCGCGTATTCGAGGTAGGAGCGCTGCATCTCCTGATGCAGGGCGATTGGTTCAACGCGCTCCTCGGCCATCCGTGTCTGGAACTACTGCGAGCAGACGGGGCTCAGCCTACAGATGTCTTCCGGTTTGACCAGCCCTGTTCAGGGTGTGCTGCTGGGATCGGCATTGGCCTGGGCCCGTTCCACGGCATCTTGAAGACGGCTGTCTGTCAGGAGATTGCGGGTGGCCACACGCAGGTTGAGCCCCCAGAGCTGGCCCTTCTGATAGTCGGGCAACACATAGTTGGGATCCTGCTGAAGCGCTGTGCGGGCAAGGCTCAGCGCTTCTTCACTGCCGGGGGTTTCCCGGTTGAGGGCCGCTGCGAGGGCCAGCATCGGTTCGGCATTGCGCTCGATCGTCAGCACCTGGCGCCAACGTTTGATCGCTTCGCTGGTGTTACCCATTTCAAACAACACCAGGCTTTGATTGTTGATGGCTTCCCAGAAGCTGGGATTGAGCGTTGAAGCCTTCTCGAACGCGCTCAGGGCGGCTCGATAGTGGGTCTGCATCACCCGGGCGTTGCCAAGATCGAAGTAGGCCGAAGCGTTCTTGGGATCCAGCTTCAGCCCTTTGTCGAGCAGGGGGATGGCGTCATTCGGGCGGTTGTCTCGCAACGCCAGGGAGGCTTCTGCAAACCAGAGGCCGGCATTGTTGGGGTCGAGTTTCTTGGCGCGGGCCAGTGATGCGGCAGCTGGCTTGAGCTGTTTGCTGCGCAGTTGCGCTTCTGCCAGCACAGCCCAGAGCCGTTCATCGTTGGGCCGCAGGCGCACGGCTAGAGCAGCCAGGCGCGCGGCTTCTTCCGGTTGTCCCAGGGTGAGCAGCTGGGCAGCGGTTCGACCAATGCCGATGGCGGACCCTTCCAGCTCCGTTGCGCTGGGGATGTAAACCGTGGGCACGAGAGCTTTGGCCGGCATGCTTCCCACAACGGTGGTGGATGCCACCAGCAGGGCCGCGCACCACGAACGTTGGAATCGGCCCATCATTTCGATCCAGATGGGTTCAGGGTAGGCATGCTCTCCGGTTGCGCTGCACGGGCATTGCGCCGCCACATCCAGGGTTTGATGCGTCGCAGTGCTGAGCCGCGTAGTTTCTCCTGCCAGGTGGCGTCATCCCAGCTCAGGGCCTGCTCGCGGCTGAGGTCCAGCAGCCAGTCCCGCGGTTGCAGGTCGGGATCGGTGCTGCTGGGGAGCGATCGCTGATTCCAGGGGCACACGTCTTGGCAGATGTCGCATCCCGCCACCCAGGGCCCGAGGGCATTAGCGATCGTCGCTGGCAGCGTTTCTGCCCTGTTTTCGATCGTGTGAAAGGCCAGACATCGATTGGAGTCAACGACAAAGGGCTCTGTGATCGCTTGGGTCGGGCATGCCTCCAGACAAGCGTTGCAGCGACCGCAGAGCGGGATGGCCGGGGGGTCCGGTGTGAGTTCGAGATCCACCAGCAGATGCCCGATCACCATCCAGGAGCCCCGTTGCGGGTGGATCAGGTTGCTGTGCTTTCCGATCCAGCCCAGGCCGGCTTCCTCTGCCCAGGCTTTGTCCAGCAGGGGATCGGCATCCACGCAGGCACGCCAGCGCGTTCCAGGCCGTTCGCTTTCCAGCCAGCGCCCCAGCCGTTTCAAGCGCTGGCTCACCACGCGGTGGTAATCCCGGCCCCAGCCGTAGCGGGCGATGGCCAGTCGACCTGGTTTTCGCTCGTGGTTGACGTGGTAGTTCAGCCCGACGGCCAGGAGACTGTTGGCTCCCTCCAGCAGTAGGCCCGCGTCCTTGCGCCGGGGGGCGGCCATCCAGCCCATGTCGGCCTGGTACCCGGCCTCCAACCAGCGTTCGAGGGCAGCGGTACGTAATTGAAGCCGGGCGCTGCCGGGTAGACGCGCCACCCCCACCGGGTTGAAGCCCTGCTCCCGCGCCTTCGCCTTCAAGGCTTGCGTGAGTCGGTGTTGATCGGGTTGATGGCCCACGGAAACTGACCGTAAAATTGGGCACCTTCTGGCAGTCTGCCGTGTCCGCCACACCTTCGGGCTCTTCCTCCAATTTGCGTCTTGCGCCCGTTCTGCGTTGGCTTGGCATCACCCTGGTGGTGCTGCTGGTGCTCCAACTGGCGGTGATTGTTGGCGCAGCCGATTGGAGTGATCCTGCGTTCCAACAGCTGCTGATTGAGCGTCTGGTGAATCAGGCGCCCATGGGTCTGGTGGGTCTGTTGCTGATGCTGATCGGCTCCCGTCTTGATCACCCCGGAGCGGCGCGAACCCCGATTCGTTGGGTGGTGTGTGTGCTCTCTTTCCTGTTCACGGTTGCCATGATCGCCGTGGTGCCGATGGCCATCACCGGCAATCAGACCCTTGCCGGTCAGGCCGATCAGACCCTTGACCAGAAGAAGGGGCAGTTGGAGATGGCCCGTCAGCAGTCCAAAGAGCCTGAGGCGCTCAAGATGCTGGGCGAGAACCTCGCCGCTGCCGGTCAACTGCCTGCAGGCGCCTCTGATGAAGACAAAGCCAAGGCTGCAAAGCAGTTTGTTGAGGGGCAACTGGCCCAGATGGATGAGCAGATTCAGCAGGCTGAGCGTCAGCGCAACCTGGCTGTGAACCAGCGACGCTTCGGTGGCACGTTCAGTGCGGTGGTTCTGGCGATTGCCTTCGCTCTGCTTGCTCTCGCGTCTGTGCTCTGACCACTCGTTAGGTTGGACGCATCATGTCGGCCCCAAGCCCCGGTCGTCCCTTGGTGCAGTCCAACCCCAGACCCGATCTGCCGCTCGGCTCCAGACTCCAGCAGGATCTCAAAAATGATCTGATTGCTGGCTTGCTGGTGGTCATCCCGCTGGCCACCACCATCTGGCTTGCCACGATCGTGAGCCGTTTCGTGTTGGCGTTTCTGACGTCGATCCCGAAGCAGTTCAATCCGTTCATCACGCTCAACCCCCTGCTTCAGGATCTGATCAACCTGACGCTGGGGCTCACGGTGCCTCTGCTCGGCATCCTCCTGATCGGACTGATGGCCCGCAATATCGTGGGCCGCTGGCTGCTGGAGTTCGGTGAGGGAACGCTGCAGCGCATCCCTCTGGCAGGTTCGGTCTACAAGACCCTCAAGCAGCTGCTTGAGACTTTCTTGCGTGACAACTCCACCCGTTTTCGTCGGGTTGTGTTGGTGGAATATCCCCGTGAGGGCCTGTACAGCGTTGGTTTTGTGACCGGAGTGGTTGGCCCTTCCCTCCAGGCTGAGTTGCAGGAGCCGCTGCTGAGCGTGTTCATTCCAACGGCACCTAACCCCACCACCGGTTGGTACACCCTCGTGCCAGAAACATCCGTCCGGGAGCTCGATATCTCGGTGGAGGATGCCTTCCGCACCATTATTTCCGCTGGCATCGTCAATCCCGATGAGCGCGAGGCCCCGGTGAACCGCAGTTTTTCGAGTTTGATCGCCCAGCTGCGAGCATCGGTATCCCCCTCGTCATCCACGTCTGGGGTCTGACCTCCTTCCCGTCCTTCTTTATCGGTTCTCCATGCAGTCCCGTTCTCTGGCCCGTGAGCTGGCACTGCTGGTGCTGGGTCAGCTCTCTGATCGTGATCAAGCGGATGCGGCAGATCTTCCGTTGGATTCGGTGCTGCAGAAGGCTCTCGACACCCTGCATCAGCACTGGCGTGAGTCCCTCGACACCTGTGCCACTGATCTGGAGAAAGCGCAGCAAGCCTTGCTTGACAGTGAATTGCAGGACGGTGGTGATGGCCAATCTCCGGTGGTGCGTGACCACCTGCGCACGTCGCTCACCACGGCTGAGCAAGTGCTGAATGGGCTCTCCAGCAGCCTTGAGCTTCCGCGTTTGCTCGCTCTTGCGGATCAGGAGACCGTGCGTCATGGAGCCATGCGCCGTGTGACTCTCGTGATGGAACAGCGCAGCAGCATTGATGCCCGTCTCGACGGTGTGATGGAAGGTTGGCGTCTCAGCCGCCTGCCGCGCATTGATCGCGACATCCTGCGTCTTGCGGTGGTGGATTTCACCAGCCTGAAGACGCCCTCCGCTGTCGCCTGTAACGAGGCTGTCGAACTGGCCAACCGCTACAGCGATGATCAAGGCCGTCGCATGATCAATGGCGTGCTACGTCGCCTGCAGGATGCGGCTGCCTCCCCCTCCGCAGGGGTCTGATTCTCGTCTACCAACCCGGCAGTTTCGATGGTTTTTGACTGGTTCCAGCGTCGTTCCGCTCAGCCCGAGGCTTCAGCACCGGAGAGCGATGCAGCTGGTTCCCAGCCTGCTGTTGACCCCATTCCAGATGCCCCTGCGGAGCCCACGCCAGAGCCCGACCCGGCCCCTGCTGCTCCTGCTCCAACGGAGCCCGTTCCTGTGGTGGCCCCAGAGACCAGTGCAGAGCCTGCATCAACACCCCCTGAAGCGGATCCTGTTGTTGACGATGACCCCTTGGAGTGGGCGCGGCAGGCCTACGCCCGCCTGAAGGCCCAGCAAGCTGCCCAGATGGCAGCTCCCCCAGAGGAGGTTGCCGAGCCACCAGCAGCTGCAGCTCCAGCTCCGGCACCAGAATCGTTGGCCACCCCGGCTGTTGAGACGCCCCCTCAAGTCGGCACTGCTGAGCCATCCCCAGCCGACTCCGCTCCAGCTCCTTCTCCCCCGCCCGCTGCAGAAGCACCCCCGGCTGCTGGTTTGTCTCTGCTTGAGCAGGCTGCTGCCCAGCGTCAGGAACGGCAGCAGGAATTGGATGCCCGGGCGATCGAGGCGCCTCCTGCGGCGCCGTCGCCTTCCCCAACTGCAGCTCCGCAGTCCACGACCGGTGCAGATGTTGACCAGCCCCAACTCGGTGAGTTTGACGACACCTTCACCTGGTCGGCTGAGGTGCTGGCAGCCCAGGGACGCCGTGTGGATCAGGTCTCCCTTGAGGAGATCGATTGGCTGTCCCGGTTGCGTCAAGGCCTTGAAAAAACCCGTCAGGGCTTTGTCACCGGCCTACTCGACAACTTGGGTGATGACCCCCTCACTCCGGAGGTGGTGGATGACCTCGAAGCGCTGTTGCTGCGAGCCGATGCAGGTGTTGTCGCCACTGATCAGGTGATGGAGGCCCTGCGCCAGCGCCTCAATGAAGAGGTGGTCGATCCCAGCGAAGGCATCCGTTTTCTCAAAGAGCAGCTGCGCAACCTGCTGGAGCAGCCCATTCAGGCCAGCGGGGTTGAGTTGCTGGCTCCCGAACGGGACCGCCTGAACATCTGGTTGATGGTGGGGGTGAATGGGGTTGGCAAGACCACAACCCTTGGCAAGCTCGCCAACCTGGCGGTGCGCAGCGGTTACAGCGCGATGATTGCCGCCGCTGACACCTTCCGTGCCGCAGCCGTGCAGCAAGTGGAGGTTTGGGGTGAGCGAAGTGATGTGCCTGTGGTGGCCAATCCCACAGCCAATGCCGATCCTGCTGCGGTGGTGTTTGACGCCATCGGTGCCGCTCGCTCCAAGGGGACTGATCTGCTGCTGGTGGATACCGCGGGTCGCCTGCAGACCAAGCACAACCTGATGGAGGAGCTGCAGAAGATTCGTCGCATCGTTGATCGTCTGGCCCCTGAGTCGAAGGTGGAGTCGTTGCTGGTTCTTGATGCCAGCCAGGGTCAGAACGGCCTGAAGCAGGCGATGGCCTTTGCCAAGGCTGCGGATCTCACCGGTGTGGTGATCACCAAGTTGGATGGCACAGCCCGTGGTGGTGTCGCCCTTGCTGTGTCATCGGAAGCGGGGCTGCCGATTCGGTTCATCGGTGCTGGCGAGGGAATCCGCGACCTGCGCCCCTTCAACAGCTTTGAGTTCGTTGAAGCCCTGCTTGCTGGGCGTTGACCTGCTTCAAGGCTCAAGACTGAGCTGTTGGTTGCAGACAGCCGGCATCCGTCACCGTCGCTAGCGTTAGCTCACTGCCATGGTCGGCCGTGAGCAGCAAGCCAACCCGACGCCATTCCTCGCCGCATCAACGCCATGCGGCGGCCCAGCCGATGACGGCAACAGCGTCGCTGCGGCAGCTGTTCGACAGTTTTGCTCGCGAACAGCGCTCCAGTCAGGAGTTGTTGGCTTCTCTGGCCTTTGCGCTGCGCAGTTTCACCAACCTGCACCGCTTCCTGGAGTTGGTGCCCGTCGTGGCCTCCCGTTTGGTGGGCGTCGATGGTGCGTTGCTGGTGCCCTTCACCGCTGAGGGGCGGATCTGGCGGGAACAGCTGCAGATGCTCCCGGAGCAACGATCCACCGAGTTGCTGCGTCAGATCGCCTCCTTTGATCCAGGGATGGTGGAAGGGTTTGGTGCTGATGATCGCCAGCTCCAGGCCCTGGATCATCTGGTCCAGCGTCACCTCGGCCGGGCAGGGTTGTTTGCCACCTCGTTGGTGGCGCGGGGGCGGCAGCGCGGTCGTCTCTATGTGTTCAGCAGTGCGGGTCCGCTGGCCTGGAGTGATGTGCACCGCCGCCATGTGCAATTGGTGGCGGATCTCACCGGGGTGGCGGTGGAGCATGACCTGATGCTCCAGGAGGCGCGCCGCCATGAGCGGGTGGATCGCCAGCTCAGCATTGGCGCTGAGATTCAGGCTCAGCTGTTGCCGGATCACTGCCCTGTGATCGAAGGGGTGGAGCTTGCCGCCCGTTGCCGCCCCGCGTTCCAGGTGGGGGGTGATTACTACGACTTCATTCCGACCCGCCCCGACCTGATGGGCCGCCGCCGTGAGCGGGGGCGTTGGGCCCTGGTGATGGGTGATGTGATGGGCAAGGGTGTGCCCGCAGGACTGTTGATGACCATGTTGCGCGGCATGCTGCGCGCTGAGGTGCTCAGCGGTCTGCCGCCAGATCGCATTCTTCACGATCTCAATCAACTAGCCCAGGAGGACCTGGCGCAGTCTCACCGCTTTGTCACGCTCTTTTATTCCGACTACGACCCGCGCACCCGACGGCTTCGCTATGCCAACGCGGCCCACAACCCACCGTTGATCTGGCGTGCCCAGCAGCGCAGCATCGGTCGTTTGGATGCTCCCGGATTATTGATCGGTCTCCAGCCAGAGGCTGAATACGGCTTCGGGGAGGTGGTGCTCGAGCCCGGCGATGTGCTGCTCTATTACACCGACGGTGTCACCGAGGCACCGGGGATCACCGGCGATCGTTTTGATGAAGAGCGTTTGATTCGCAGCCTCGAGGCTGCTTGCCGGTCTGGTACTGGATCCCAGGGAATTCTTGATCAGTTGTTCACCCGCTTGGATCGCTTCGTGGGGATGGATCGTCAGCTGGAAGATGACGCCTCCATGGTGGTGTTGAAGGTGCCCGACGAGGTGATGCTCCCCTCCGTTCCCCGCCTCCATGGCCTGACAAGCTGAGGGGACGCTGCGCTGAGAAGAGGGTATGGCTGGGGGAGTGACGGGCGGAGGCTCCGCCACCTGGAGCGATCGCTTTGATCAGGGCCTCCACCCTGCGATCGAGCGATTCAATGCTTCGATCGGCTTCGACATCACCCTGCTACAGGAGGATCTCGACGGCTCCATTGCCCATGCCCGCATGCTGGCGGACTGTGGTGTGATCACGGCTGAGGAAGCCACCCAACTGTGTGGGGGCCTGGAGACGATCCGCAGTGAAGCGGAGGATGGAAGCTTTCAGCCCGGTCTGGCGGATGAAGACGTTCACTTCGCGGTGGAGCGCCGGCTGATCGCCCTGCTGGGTCCGGTGGGCAAGAAGCTGCACACCGGTCGCAGCCGTAACGATCAGGTGGGCACTGATCTGCGCCTGTGGCTGCGTCGTCGTCTCGATGAGCTGGATGCACGGGTGCTGCGTTTTCAGCGGGCGCTCCTTAGCCAGGCTCTGGCTCAGCGCACCACCCTGATTCCGGGTTACACCCATCTCCAGCGCGCCCAGCCTGTCTGCCTTGCTCACCACCTCCTGGCCTATGTGGAGATGCTCGAGCGGGATCGGCAGCGACTCCGTGATGTGCGCGGCCGGGTGAATATCTCACCGCTGGGAGCCGCTGCACTCGCCGGGACTCCGGTGCCGATCAATCGGCGCACCACGGCCGCGGCCCTCGGCTTTGACGGGATTTATGCCAACAGCCTTGATGCGGTCAGTGATCGCGATTTTGCGGTGGAGTTTGCGGCAGCGGCATCCCTGGTGATGGTGCATCTCAGCCGCTTGGCGGAAGAAGTGATTTTCTGGGCGAGTGAGGAATGTGGCTTTGTGAGGCTCAGTGACCGCTGTGCCACCGGCAGCAGCCTGATGCCTCAG contains these protein-coding regions:
- the purF gene encoding amidophosphoribosyltransferase produces the protein MQNCEGSLKLRRPVHQPIAERPDRMEEACGVYAVLAEGQPVANLTYFGLYSLQHRGQESAGIAVFNEGKVRLHKDMGLVSQVFDQDVLARMPGNLAIGHNRYSTTGSSKVCNAQPVVLMTRLGPFAFAHNGNLVNAAELRQKLDDGQTEFASTTDSELIAFAIQQAVNRGLDWKPAIKEAATMCRGAFSLVIGTSTELYALRDSYGVRPLVFGRFGEAESGHWVVSSETCGLDIIGASYEADVEPGELVTFRLGDIQPTREQWAEPSTRMCVFEMIYFARPDSRFFGESLYSYRQRIGQVLARESAVEADLVIGVPDSGIPAAIGFSQASGITFADGLIKNRYVGRTFIQPTQAMREAGIRVKLNPLPDVLAGKRVVVIDDSIVRGTTSRKLVQALRDAGATEVHMRISSPPVTHPCFYGIDTDTQDQLIAARLTVKEIEAHLKVDSLAYLSKEGMVEAAHASSEHFCTACFDGAYPIPMDASVSSSKLMLEPSGVAATKS
- a CDS encoding DNA topoisomerase (ATP-hydrolyzing) subunit A → MAEERVEPIALHQEMQRSYLEYAMSVIVGRALPDARDGLKPVQRRILYAMHELGLTPDRPYRKCARVVGDVLGKYHPHGDQAVYDALVRQVQTFSSRHPLLDGHGNFGSVDDDPPAAMRYTETRLAPISHQALLDEIGDDTVDFAPNFDGSQQEPTVLPAQLPFLLLNGCAGIAVGMATSIPPHNLGEVVDGLIALVRKPDLSDDKLLALIPGPDFPTGGEVLLGSGVRDTYLRGRGSIPMRGVAHIEEIQPGKGRHKRGAVVITELPYQLSKAGWIEKLAEQVNDGKIGGIADIRDESDREGMRVVVELRRDADPEKVLVDLQRRTSLQSNFGAILLALVNGQPQQLSLRQLLQTFLEYRELTMIRRTTHALRKTEDRLEVVEGLITALDSLQRVIAMIQEAKDAASARASLMVHLDLTERQADAVLAMPLRRLTGLEQESLRNEAQELRLERERLQLLLQERDQLLDAMVQELKQLKKRFATPRRTRLIEGGDHLLAEKAANQRPNAELQRRQALGALPSDGRLLIQNDGQVKVVSPQLLGRLHLNEAVGLGDEPSPAQLILPIQPAPRLLVLTASGRMALLRWEFAGQQPGGLERFLPTALEGDPVVSLLRLPAADDASTNTRLSLGLLSTDGRFKRLPLDDVQELSGRAATILKLKDGVSLLSAVICEDGGTVTLISDIGRVLCLPVQDDNLPLMGKLAQGPMTMRMLPGETLVGAVSQSAGGENLLVGSRNGALRRLSLSSLRRCKRGDLGEMAITLQGKGNDADRLVSACTCADLVGVVTSKGRHGRILSAELGGNEGSTALTLKTDEQLSQLVPLLT
- a CDS encoding tetratricopeptide repeat protein, which encodes MGRFQRSWCAALLVASTTVVGSMPAKALVPTVYIPSATELEGSAIGIGRTAAQLLTLGQPEEAARLAALAVRLRPNDERLWAVLAEAQLRSKQLKPAAASLARAKKLDPNNAGLWFAEASLALRDNRPNDAIPLLDKGLKLDPKNASAYFDLGNARVMQTHYRAALSAFEKASTLNPSFWEAINNQSLVLFEMGNTSEAIKRWRQVLTIERNAEPMLALAAALNRETPGSEEALSLARTALQQDPNYVLPDYQKGQLWGLNLRVATRNLLTDSRLQDAVERAQANADPSSTP
- the queG gene encoding tRNA epoxyqueuosine(34) reductase QueG, whose product is MGHQPDQHRLTQALKAKAREQGFNPVGVARLPGSARLQLRTAALERWLEAGYQADMGWMAAPRRKDAGLLLEGANSLLAVGLNYHVNHERKPGRLAIARYGWGRDYHRVVSQRLKRLGRWLESERPGTRWRACVDADPLLDKAWAEEAGLGWIGKHSNLIHPQRGSWMVIGHLLVDLELTPDPPAIPLCGRCNACLEACPTQAITEPFVVDSNRCLAFHTIENRAETLPATIANALGPWVAGCDICQDVCPWNQRSLPSSTDPDLQPRDWLLDLSREQALSWDDATWQEKLRGSALRRIKPWMWRRNARAAQPESMPTLNPSGSK
- a CDS encoding HpsJ family protein, with protein sequence MSATPSGSSSNLRLAPVLRWLGITLVVLLVLQLAVIVGAADWSDPAFQQLLIERLVNQAPMGLVGLLLMLIGSRLDHPGAARTPIRWVVCVLSFLFTVAMIAVVPMAITGNQTLAGQADQTLDQKKGQLEMARQQSKEPEALKMLGENLAAAGQLPAGASDEDKAKAAKQFVEGQLAQMDEQIQQAERQRNLAVNQRRFGGTFSAVVLAIAFALLALASVL
- a CDS encoding DUF502 domain-containing protein, translating into MSAPSPGRPLVQSNPRPDLPLGSRLQQDLKNDLIAGLLVVIPLATTIWLATIVSRFVLAFLTSIPKQFNPFITLNPLLQDLINLTLGLTVPLLGILLIGLMARNIVGRWLLEFGEGTLQRIPLAGSVYKTLKQLLETFLRDNSTRFRRVVLVEYPREGLYSVGFVTGVVGPSLQAELQEPLLSVFIPTAPNPTTGWYTLVPETSVRELDISVEDAFRTIISAGIVNPDEREAPVNRSFSSLIAQLRASVSPSSSTSGV
- the nusB gene encoding transcription antitermination factor NusB, translating into MQSRSLARELALLVLGQLSDRDQADAADLPLDSVLQKALDTLHQHWRESLDTCATDLEKAQQALLDSELQDGGDGQSPVVRDHLRTSLTTAEQVLNGLSSSLELPRLLALADQETVRHGAMRRVTLVMEQRSSIDARLDGVMEGWRLSRLPRIDRDILRLAVVDFTSLKTPSAVACNEAVELANRYSDDQGRRMINGVLRRLQDAAASPSAGV